In Candidatus Desulfatibia profunda, the genomic window AGATAACCTTCGGCTGCCGATTCAACTGTTTTCGCCAATAGCGTTTTATCGTTTTCCAGCTTTTTTTTCTCTTCCGTGCTCAACTTCAAGGCTTCTATATACCCGTTCATAAAAGCGATTCTGATAATATTATAATCTCTGACAGCAAGAATGGAGTGGGCTGTATTGACACCTCCGAGAAAGGTCAATATCAAGATGCCGGCTATGATTAGTTTCAAGTTTCTTTTCTGCATGCATAAACCTCTTTCAACGATTTTTCTTACGTCTTGAATGTGGCCAGGATTTCATTTAACCGTTTCAAATGTTTTTTCTGCATGTCCTCGTCCCCGGTCTCCAACTTTTGACAAAGCTCTTTTAACTCTTTAATCTGTATCTGCCAGCTTTTTTTCAGAGTATTGACATTTTCCGCTAAGGATTTAAAGTCATCCTTGCTCCTCAAACGGATCTCCCCCCCAAGCTCGCCCTGAACCATTTGATCCAATGTGTGTCGGATACGGTATATGGGTCCTGCCATCCGGTGCGAAATGATAACTCCGAAAAAAAATATAACCACCAGCGTTACCAGAACACAAATCGCCAGAACAGGCCACAATAGTTTAAAGAGGGAGATCTGGACCGGCAAGGTCGTAAGACTCTCCGATACGGCAAAGGGATCAGGCTGGGAAACCTCGATCTGCACATCGCCGTAAAGGTGGTGGGCAACGACCAGAAAAGCCAAAGACATCACAATGATCATCACCGCTATCATCGCTAGTTTACGTATCAGCCCGTATTGGAACTCGGGATCTACAATATAGGTTTGTCGTTGATGCGGGCCTTTAGTCATATTTTCCCCCTTAAATTCTAACCTGCTCAAGATGCACATTTCTTTTGAGCGTGCTCTTGGCCATCTTCTCAAACTGCTCGGTGATATCCGACACAAAGAGTCGGAACTTACCGTTTTTGCTTAACCGATTATCGACTTCGGCATGTTCGGCCAGAAAATTTTCAACCGCCGCGGCAATCGCAATGGAAGAGTCTATGACGGTCACCCTTTTACCGATTTTTCTTTGGATTTCATCTTTCAGAAGCGGATAGTGGGTGCATCCCAGGATAAGAGTATCGATTTGCCGGACCTTTAAGGGGTGCAAATATTTTTTGATGATCATCTTGGTTTCAGGCTTCTGCAACCAGCCTTCCTCCACCAGCGGCACCAGCAGCGGACAGGCCGCGGAATAGATCTTTGCGTCCGGGTGTATCGCCTTGATCTTTTTTTCGTATATCCCGCTTTTTACCGTGGCCCGCGTTCCGACAACACCAATTCTGAGCTTTCGGGAAGCCTTCAAAGACATTTCCACAGCAGGTGTAATAACCTCGAAGATGGGGACATCAAATTCTGCCGACACCCTTTCGGCGGCCACACTTGAGGCGGTATTGCATGCCATTACGATTATTTTGGCGCCGCGCTTCAGCAGAAAATCGGTATTTTCAAGTGCATACCCGATAACGGTCTCGGAGCTCTTGGTACCGTACGGTGTCCGGGCAGTATCGCCAAAGTAGATTATATCATAGCCGGAAAGCTGCTGCATTAATGATCTGACAACGGTAAGTCCGCCGATTCCTGAGTCAAAGATTCCGATCATGTTAAAAATTCAATGTGATGTTGGTGTTTCTTTTCCCGATACTGGAC contains:
- a CDS encoding methyl-accepting chemotaxis protein, with product MTKGPHQRQTYIVDPEFQYGLIRKLAMIAVMIIVMSLAFLVVAHHLYGDVQIEVSQPDPFAVSESLTTLPVQISLFKLLWPVLAICVLVTLVVIFFFGVIISHRMAGPIYRIRHTLDQMVQGELGGEIRLRSKDDFKSLAENVNTLKKSWQIQIKELKELCQKLETGDEDMQKKHLKRLNEILATFKT
- a CDS encoding glutamate racemase; this translates as MIGIFDSGIGGLTVVRSLMQQLSGYDIIYFGDTARTPYGTKSSETVIGYALENTDFLLKRGAKIIVMACNTASSVAAERVSAEFDVPIFEVITPAVEMSLKASRKLRIGVVGTRATVKSGIYEKKIKAIHPDAKIYSAACPLLVPLVEEGWLQKPETKMIIKKYLHPLKVRQIDTLILGCTHYPLLKDEIQRKIGKRVTVIDSSIAIAAAVENFLAEHAEVDNRLSKNGKFRLFVSDITEQFEKMAKSTLKRNVHLEQVRI